A genomic segment from Saimiri boliviensis isolate mSaiBol1 chromosome 14, mSaiBol1.pri, whole genome shotgun sequence encodes:
- the LOC101047898 gene encoding zona pellucida sperm-binding protein 3 receptor-like, translated as MSTSGSLLPPWKLWVPGNSPKTLKRHQIMHAQRSPLALLEGTTLDRKGDMSSWLFCTLWKVSNLTMFQMMLVTVLLATVLGDCGPPPKLPFASPINLLYDTEFKTGTILKYTCHPGYGKINSSRLTCGAKGSWTYSIFCAKKRCRNPECVIAKCESPPDIRNGKHSGGDQEFYVYASSVTYSCNPHFSLIGNASIYCTVENKTIGVWSPNPPICEKIVCRQPQIPKAIFVSGFRPLYAYRDSIVINCEEGYILRGSNLIYCEENNDWYPSVPSCVSRMDGCTNLPDISYASWERNDYNLSDQETFEIGTELKYLCKPGYRPLLDEPLTVTCQENLTWTFSNECERVCCPTPDLENIRIINERRYFTGRCVYAYGDYILYMCDEGYYPVSVGGKSSCHADGTWKPKIPACEPVCRYPPRIAHGHYKEVILITPYPEATYECDEGYVLAGFATIYCKSFRWQHAPPHCKALCLKPEIVNGRLSVDKDQYVEPENVTIQCDSGYGLVGPKSITCSEERTWYPEVPRCEWEVSEGCEQVLIGRKLMQCLPSPEDVKMALEMYKLSLEIERLEKEREKSVNTHQKFSEKEETKDLFFPLNQYTESSFNSTLP; from the exons ATGTCCACTTCCggttccctcctcccaccttggaaACTGTGGGTACCAGGAAATTCTCC GAAAACACTGAAGAGGCATCAGATCATGCATGCCCAGAGATCTCCACTTGCACTCCTTGAGGGCACCACCCTCGATAGAAAAGGAGATATGTCATCTTGGCTCTTTTGTACGCTGTGGAAAGTCTCCAACCTAACTATGTTCCAAATGATGTTGGTCACTGTTTTGTTGGCTACCGTTCTTG GTGACTGTGGTCCTCCACCCAAGTTACCATTTGCTTCTCCAATAAATCTGTTGTATGATACTGAATTCAAAACTGGAACTATTCTGAAATACACCTGCCACCCTGGATATGGTAAAATCAATTCAAGTCGACTGACTTGTGGTGCCAAAGGCTCATGGACCTATAGTATCTTTTGTGCAA AGAAACGATGCAGAAA CCCAGAATGTGTAA TTGCCAAGTGTGAGTCCCCTCCAGACATCAGAAATGGGAAGCACAGTGGTGGAGATCAAGAATTCTATGTATATGCCTCTTCTGTCACCTATAGCTGCAACCCTcacttctcactcataggcaacgCCTCCATTTACTGCACGGTGGAGAATAAAACAATAGGAGTCTGGAGCCCAAACCCTCCTATCTGTGAAA AAATTGTCTGTCGTCAACCACAGATTCCAAAGGCAATCTTTGTTTCTGGATTTAGACCCCTCTATGCTTACAGAGACTCTATTGTGATTAACTGTGAGGAAGGTTATATCCTCAGAGGCAGCAATTTAATCTATTGTGAAGAGAATAATGACTGGTATCCTTCTGTTCCCTCTTGTGTATCCA GAATGGATGGTTGTACCAACCTCCCGGACATTTCCTATGCTTCCTGGGAGAGAAATGACTACAACCTAAGTGATcaagaaacatttgaaattgGAACTGAGTTGAAATATCTATGCAAACCTGGCTATAGACCTCTTCTAGATGAGCCTCTGACTGTGACTTGTCAGGAAAATTTGACATGGACATTTTCCAACGAGTGTGAGA GGGTATGTTGCCCAACACCAGATCTGGAAAACATCAGAATCATAAATGAAAGGAGGTATTTCACTGGTAGATGTGTCTATGCCTATGGggactatattttatatatgtgtgacGAAGGCTATTACCCTGTTTCTGTTGGTGGGAAGAGTTCATGCCACGCAGATGGCACATGGAAGCCTAAAATACCAGCATGTGAGCCAG TTTGCAGGTACCCTCCCAGAATTGCCCATGGACACTACAAGGAAGTTATTTTAATAACTCCTTATCCTGAGGCTACATATGAGTGTGATGAAGGATACGTTTTGGCTGGATTTGCTACAATCTACTGCAAGTCTTTTCGCTGGCAACATGCACCTCCTCACTGTAAAG CTCTGTGTCTGAAACCAGAAATAGTGAATGGAAGGCTGTCTGTGGATAAGGATCAGTATGTTGAGCCTGAAAATGTCACCATCCAATGTGATTCTGGCTACGGTTTGGTCGGTCCCAAAAGTATCACTTGTTCAGAGGAAAGAACCTGGTACCCAGAAGTGCCCAGATGTGAGTGG GAGGTATCTGAAGGTTGTGAGCAAGTGCTCATAGGCAGAAAGCTCATGCAGTGCCTGCCAAGCCCAGAAGATGTGAAAATGGCACTGGAGATGTATAAGCTGTCTCTGGAGATTGAACGacttgaaaaagagagagaaaagtcggTGAACACCcatcagaaattttctgaaaaagaggaaacaaaggacttattttttcctttaaatcaatACACAGAATCTTCATTCAACTCTACTCTTCCTTAA